A stretch of Clostridium formicaceticum DNA encodes these proteins:
- the aspS gene encoding aspartate--tRNA(Asn) ligase — MKRSFITEIKGEEEAVLLKGWIYKIKKFKTFAFVSLRDKTGVVQLLLEDLDALENLKTEMAIEVMGVPVKNEKAEGGIEIHIKDLSIIGNVYYDLLPFSINQKKVNTSLEMELDHRYISLRRPDRRAIFKVQEEIVTAFRDYFKGQGFSEIHTPKIIASGTEGGSELFTVNYFDTRAFLAQSPQFYKQMMVGAGFESVFEIGHAYRAELHNTWRHLNEYVSLDVETGFIQDEEDLMNIQQQFIQHLFQHLKSSCEKELKMYALELPEIQEIPRIPLFEAQRILLEVYDKKSPVGNLDAEGEILFSKYVKEKYNSDFVFLTKYPAVKRPMYTMPDEVHEGMTKSFDLIYKGLEITTGGQRIHDYEMLKENIVKFGGNPEDFGFYVESFKYGMPPHGGFAMGLERLTMKILELQNIREATLLPRDMGRITP; from the coding sequence ATGAAAAGAAGCTTTATTACAGAAATAAAAGGTGAAGAAGAAGCTGTTTTGTTAAAAGGTTGGATTTACAAAATCAAAAAATTCAAAACATTCGCATTTGTTTCTTTGAGAGATAAAACAGGGGTTGTACAGTTGTTATTGGAGGATTTAGATGCTTTAGAAAACCTTAAAACCGAGATGGCAATAGAGGTAATGGGTGTACCTGTTAAGAATGAAAAAGCGGAGGGAGGTATAGAAATACACATAAAAGATCTAAGCATTATTGGTAATGTTTATTACGATCTTTTGCCCTTTAGCATCAACCAAAAAAAGGTGAATACTTCTTTGGAAATGGAATTAGATCATAGGTATATCAGTCTTAGACGACCTGATAGAAGAGCCATCTTTAAGGTTCAAGAGGAAATTGTAACTGCTTTTAGAGATTATTTTAAGGGTCAGGGATTTTCAGAAATCCATACGCCAAAAATCATTGCTTCAGGAACAGAGGGAGGATCAGAACTGTTCACTGTCAACTACTTTGATACAAGAGCTTTTTTAGCACAAAGTCCTCAATTTTATAAGCAAATGATGGTAGGTGCAGGTTTCGAATCAGTATTTGAAATAGGTCACGCCTATAGAGCAGAGTTGCATAATACTTGGAGACATCTTAATGAATATGTCAGTTTGGATGTGGAAACCGGCTTTATTCAAGATGAAGAAGATTTGATGAATATACAACAACAATTTATTCAGCATTTGTTTCAACATTTAAAAAGTAGCTGTGAAAAAGAATTAAAGATGTATGCTCTAGAATTGCCTGAAATACAAGAAATTCCCCGAATTCCACTATTTGAAGCGCAAAGAATACTATTGGAGGTCTATGATAAAAAATCTCCAGTGGGAAATTTAGATGCTGAAGGAGAAATACTGTTTTCTAAGTATGTAAAAGAAAAGTACAACAGCGATTTTGTATTTTTAACAAAATATCCTGCTGTAAAGCGTCCAATGTATACTATGCCCGATGAAGTCCACGAAGGCATGACAAAAAGTTTCGACTTAATCTATAAAGGGCTAGAGATCACAACGGGAGGACAGCGGATTCATGACTATGAAATGTTGAAGGAAAATATCGTTAAATTTGGAGGAAATCCTGAGGATTTTGGCTTCTATGTAGAAAGCTTTAAATATGGAATGCCCCCCCACGGAGGATTTGCTATGGGTCTTGAGCGACTTACCATGAAGATTTTAGAACTACAAAATATTAGAGAGGCTACTTTGTTACCTAGAGATATGGGAAGGATTACACCTTAG
- the ilvN gene encoding acetolactate synthase small subunit — translation MHKTSNVIIQLTVNNHPGVMSHITGLFSRRAFNLEGILCGRLENGKVSRMYLLVKKDERMEQIIKQLEKLYDVMEVCVCEDYNAALFDDIHVLIQENK, via the coding sequence TTGCATAAAACATCAAATGTTATTATTCAACTTACAGTAAACAATCACCCAGGAGTAATGTCCCATATTACAGGACTTTTCTCCAGAAGGGCTTTTAACTTAGAAGGAATTTTATGTGGAAGATTGGAAAATGGAAAGGTAAGTAGAATGTATTTACTAGTTAAAAAGGACGAAAGGATGGAGCAAATCATTAAGCAATTGGAGAAGCTTTATGATGTGATGGAGGTTTGTGTATGCGAGGATTATAACGCTGCTTTGTTTGATGATATACATGTATTGATTCAGGAAAATAAATAA
- the ilvB gene encoding biosynthetic-type acetolactate synthase large subunit, protein MKYSGAEIIIKLLEEQGIDKISGIPGGTNLPIYDALNKSSKIQHILTRHEQGAGFMAQGIARTTGKAAVCFATSGPGVTNLLTAIADAKLDSVPMVAITGQVPSSLLGTDAFQEVDTCGLAIPITKHNFFVRSAKELFHIIPEAFKVAETGRPGPVVIDVPKDVQLEKIEVKDWPARAEGSRDTNVNKVNLEDIKKMAQMINSSKKPLLYIGGGILQSNSHELLYQVAKKNNIPVASTLMGLGCFPADDNLHLGMLGMHGAPYTNLILNETDLLIAFGVRFDDRATGRIAEFCPNAAILHVDIDPAELDKNKQTSFSIAANIYKVLEELIPLLRSDCREDWICKIEEIKEKHPFSMPAPNDLGHPVNVIRRIGDLVDEDTIIATDVGQHQMWVAQVYPFKKPRRLLTSGGLGTMGFGLPTAIGAALANPDKKVVCITGDGSFLMNIQELATLADLNLNITVIILNNGALGMVRQQQELFFQANYIASSFVTNPDFASIATHFGVKGYDFKISGEMEVLKNCLSATEPCVINVPIACNENVMPIVPPGAANYQMMMGGKQLA, encoded by the coding sequence ATGAAGTATAGTGGCGCTGAAATTATTATTAAATTATTAGAGGAACAGGGCATAGATAAGATTAGTGGCATTCCTGGGGGAACCAATCTTCCTATATATGATGCCCTCAATAAAAGCAGTAAAATACAGCATATTCTTACAAGGCATGAACAAGGAGCAGGGTTTATGGCTCAAGGTATCGCTAGAACAACCGGGAAAGCTGCAGTTTGCTTTGCCACTTCGGGGCCGGGGGTAACCAACTTACTTACAGCCATTGCAGATGCAAAACTGGATTCTGTTCCTATGGTGGCTATCACAGGGCAAGTGCCATCTTCTCTTTTAGGTACGGATGCTTTTCAAGAGGTAGACACCTGCGGTTTGGCTATTCCTATTACAAAACACAACTTCTTTGTACGATCAGCTAAGGAGCTGTTTCATATCATTCCAGAAGCCTTTAAGGTGGCAGAAACGGGGAGACCTGGACCTGTTGTGATAGATGTTCCTAAGGATGTTCAGTTGGAAAAAATCGAAGTTAAAGATTGGCCTGCGAGGGCTGAGGGTAGTAGAGATACGAATGTCAACAAAGTGAACCTAGAAGATATAAAAAAAATGGCACAGATGATCAATAGCTCTAAGAAACCTTTATTATACATTGGAGGAGGCATACTACAGTCAAACTCCCATGAATTGTTATATCAAGTTGCTAAGAAAAACAATATCCCTGTAGCTTCTACGCTAATGGGTTTAGGATGTTTTCCTGCGGATGACAACTTACATTTAGGTATGCTGGGAATGCATGGAGCGCCCTATACCAATCTTATTTTAAATGAAACAGATTTACTAATAGCCTTTGGAGTACGTTTTGACGATAGAGCTACAGGAAGGATTGCAGAATTTTGTCCAAATGCTGCTATTCTACATGTAGATATAGATCCAGCAGAGCTAGATAAAAATAAGCAAACAAGTTTTTCTATCGCTGCAAATATTTATAAGGTCCTGGAGGAACTGATTCCTCTTCTACGCTCGGACTGTCGAGAAGATTGGATTTGCAAGATTGAGGAAATAAAAGAAAAGCATCCTTTTTCTATGCCAGCACCCAATGATTTAGGGCATCCTGTCAATGTTATAAGGCGTATTGGTGATTTAGTAGATGAGGACACCATTATTGCCACGGATGTTGGGCAGCATCAAATGTGGGTGGCGCAAGTGTATCCCTTTAAGAAGCCTCGTAGATTACTGACATCTGGGGGCTTGGGAACGATGGGCTTTGGATTACCGACTGCAATAGGAGCAGCTTTAGCAAACCCGGATAAAAAAGTAGTCTGTATTACCGGTGATGGTTCCTTTTTAATGAATATTCAAGAATTGGCAACATTGGCAGACTTGAATTTAAACATAACAGTAATCATATTAAATAATGGAGCATTAGGTATGGTAAGACAGCAACAGGAGTTGTTTTTTCAAGCAAATTATATCGCCTCCAGCTTTGTTACAAATCCTGACTTTGCCTCTATTGCCACCCACTTTGGCGTAAAGGGATATGATTTTAAAATCTCAGGGGAAATGGAAGTTTTAAAAAATTGTCTATCCGCTACTGAACCTTGTGTAATCAATGTGCCAATAGCTTGTAATGAAAATGTTATGCCGATTGTACCGCCAGGGGCAGCAAATTATCAAATGATGATGGGAGGAAAACAACTTGCATAA
- a CDS encoding RNA-guided endonuclease InsQ/TnpB family protein codes for MKLSFKFKPSFTVEQLSIIQELSFHTTKLYNIVNYDLREKGFKSYVDIENIYKTNWHSDFLHSHTRQHCFKMVEQNWKSYFASIKDYKENPHKYKGLPKPPKFKNMEDKKNEIVFTNLAIRFRENTFMLSLSKAIQKTFEVESLNFEVSNKLQSLINWNELQQVRIKWDHSLKQWYLIIIYNKQELEPVNNINIMAIDLGLDNLATITFKEGNETYLFCGKKLKGINAFVNKKIAYYQSIEMKKIGSDKFKNTKMIHSLRRYRNNYVNDYLHKTSKNIIDKAIKHKVKKIVIGKIKGIKQDMNYNKSFVQIPIQRLTELIKYKAELQGIEVKFKEESYTSGCSALDLEPIDKNHYNKRRRVVRGLFKSSFGLVNSDVNGSLNILRKEEKCIPEIVQAMRDKGSVSSPLRVRVAC; via the coding sequence ATGAAGTTATCGTTTAAATTTAAACCAAGTTTTACAGTAGAGCAATTAAGTATTATACAAGAATTATCTTTCCATACAACTAAACTATATAATATAGTGAATTATGATTTAAGAGAAAAAGGCTTTAAATCCTATGTAGATATTGAAAATATCTACAAGACAAATTGGCACTCAGATTTTCTACATAGCCATACAAGACAACACTGTTTTAAAATGGTAGAGCAAAATTGGAAATCGTATTTTGCAAGTATCAAAGACTATAAAGAAAATCCACATAAATACAAAGGACTTCCTAAGCCACCTAAATTTAAAAATATGGAAGATAAAAAGAATGAGATTGTATTCACTAATCTTGCTATAAGGTTTAGGGAAAATACATTCATGTTATCTCTTTCTAAAGCAATTCAGAAGACATTTGAGGTAGAGAGTTTAAATTTTGAAGTTTCTAATAAACTTCAAAGCCTTATAAATTGGAATGAGTTGCAACAAGTTAGAATAAAATGGGATCATTCTTTAAAACAATGGTACTTAATTATCATCTACAACAAGCAAGAATTAGAACCAGTAAATAATATTAACATCATGGCAATAGATTTAGGGCTTGATAATCTTGCTACTATAACATTTAAAGAAGGTAACGAAACATACTTATTTTGTGGTAAAAAACTCAAAGGAATCAATGCTTTTGTAAACAAGAAAATCGCTTATTACCAAAGTATTGAAATGAAGAAAATAGGCTCAGATAAATTTAAAAATACCAAAATGATTCATTCTTTAAGAAGATATAGAAATAACTATGTTAATGATTATCTTCATAAAACAAGTAAAAATATTATTGATAAAGCAATAAAACATAAAGTAAAGAAAATAGTTATAGGTAAAATTAAAGGCATTAAGCAAGATATGAATTACAATAAGTCCTTTGTTCAAATACCTATACAAAGACTTACTGAATTAATAAAATACAAGGCTGAACTACAAGGTATTGAAGTTAAATTTAAAGAAGAAAGCTATACAAGTGGTTGTAGTGCCTTGGATTTAGAGCCAATAGATAAAAACCACTATAATAAGAGGCGCAGAGTAGTTAGAGGGTTATTCAAATCAAGCTTTGGATTAGTCAATAGTGATGTGAATGGCTCGTTAAATATATTAAGAAAAGAAGAAAAATGTATTCCTGAAATAGTGCAAGCTATGAGGGATAAAGGGAGTGTGTCCTCCCCGTTGAGAGTAAGGGTTGCCTGTTGA
- a CDS encoding sodium:solute symporter family protein, with product MNIPLIIVLLYIFALFALSMHARRLAAKGSEDFLLAGRKLTTPLVAVTITGLAIGGASTIGVAEQAYNVGLAAGWYNVAWGAGAIIMGLAAAAKYRSLNVTTVPELFEKYYDTKGRIICVIGQITIQLVITALQCVSGGAILASLLPQIFTFQSGMLTSTILFVGITFIGGMMGAGFTNLLNIALIYVGIIAATLISIFSQGGIANVAAQLPAEIPYFHLTDGLGWVVIIGWFAVMITQVMSLQATVQISCSAKDAKTARNGIVLGGLLMIPIGFLSALMGIVARTIFPDISATLALPQVIMSLNPFIAGITLAALWAAGISTGCNLLLGSATLFSQDIYKRFINPSVSDKNFYIVTKVCVAILGIFSYIAALTVVAIVKTLLVALSLTTAFTIVILFTVFAPGLCRKNSAFYTTLVGIIVLVLWQFVPAIRVVPHVIYLEWIVCLITFLIIPVFDKNPVATIAATEALEN from the coding sequence ATGAATATCCCTTTGATTATTGTGCTATTATACATTTTTGCATTATTTGCATTAAGTATGCATGCCCGTAGACTAGCTGCTAAAGGCAGTGAAGATTTCTTGTTGGCTGGTAGGAAACTAACTACCCCTCTAGTAGCGGTTACAATTACTGGTTTAGCTATAGGTGGAGCCTCCACTATCGGTGTTGCTGAACAAGCTTATAATGTAGGCTTAGCCGCAGGTTGGTATAATGTTGCCTGGGGGGCAGGAGCTATCATTATGGGTTTAGCGGCAGCAGCTAAATACAGAAGTTTAAACGTTACAACTGTACCGGAATTATTTGAAAAATACTATGATACCAAAGGACGTATTATTTGTGTGATTGGACAGATTACCATTCAATTGGTAATTACAGCGCTACAATGTGTATCCGGTGGTGCCATTTTAGCATCTCTTCTACCCCAAATATTTACCTTTCAAAGCGGTATGCTTACCAGCACAATCCTTTTTGTGGGCATTACATTTATTGGAGGTATGATGGGAGCAGGCTTTACCAATCTTCTAAATATTGCTTTAATTTATGTCGGAATTATAGCAGCTACCTTAATCTCCATTTTTTCACAGGGAGGTATTGCTAACGTTGCTGCACAGCTACCTGCTGAAATACCCTACTTTCATTTAACTGATGGTTTGGGATGGGTAGTCATTATAGGATGGTTTGCTGTTATGATTACTCAAGTAATGTCTCTACAAGCTACCGTGCAAATATCCTGCAGTGCTAAGGACGCTAAAACCGCTCGAAACGGCATTGTTCTTGGGGGTCTATTGATGATTCCTATAGGATTTTTATCGGCTTTAATGGGAATCGTAGCAAGAACGATTTTCCCAGACATTAGTGCTACATTAGCTTTACCCCAAGTTATTATGTCTTTAAATCCTTTTATCGCAGGAATTACCTTGGCAGCCTTATGGGCGGCAGGAATTTCTACAGGTTGTAATTTATTATTGGGCTCTGCTACCCTCTTTTCACAGGACATTTATAAAAGATTCATCAATCCTAGTGTAAGTGACAAAAACTTTTATATCGTTACAAAGGTCTGTGTAGCTATATTGGGAATATTCTCCTATATCGCTGCCTTAACAGTCGTTGCAATTGTTAAAACTTTACTGGTTGCATTGAGTTTAACAACTGCCTTTACTATCGTCATTTTATTTACTGTATTTGCTCCGGGACTCTGCAGAAAGAACTCAGCTTTTTACACCACTTTGGTAGGAATTATTGTATTAGTTTTATGGCAGTTTGTACCGGCTATAAGGGTAGTTCCACATGTTATTTACTTAGAATGGATTGTATGTTTAATAACATTTTTAATTATACCTGTATTTGACAAAAATCCTGTAGCTACTATTGCAGCAACAGAAGCATTGGAAAATTAG
- a CDS encoding ABC transporter ATP-binding protein: MFFTPGLSYLFISHDIAAVKYISDEIAVMYLGKIVEVIESKVLIEKALHPYTKALLRAVSIAGGEKTLLRNQQLKGEPPNPLGLYKGCRFFSRCDCRQEICSKEEPQLKQLTEGHKVACHLVAQTKL; encoded by the coding sequence GTGTTTTTCACCCCTGGTTTATCCTATTTATTTATTTCCCATGATATAGCAGCAGTAAAATATATTAGTGATGAAATTGCTGTCATGTATTTAGGAAAAATTGTAGAGGTAATAGAAAGCAAAGTTCTAATAGAAAAGGCTCTTCATCCCTACACAAAAGCACTACTGCGGGCAGTGTCTATAGCAGGAGGAGAGAAGACTTTACTGCGAAATCAGCAACTAAAGGGAGAACCTCCCAACCCTCTGGGTCTTTATAAGGGATGTAGGTTTTTTTCAAGATGTGATTGTCGGCAGGAAATTTGCAGCAAGGAAGAACCACAGTTGAAACAATTGACAGAAGGACACAAAGTAGCTTGTCACCTTGTAGCGCAAACTAAACTTTAG
- a CDS encoding oligopeptide/dipeptide ABC transporter ATP-binding protein, with protein sequence MQDLKESYGTSIILVSHNLGVVYQIADTIAVMYAGSVVEYGKVSTIFKSPVHPYTKALLGSIPNLNQQQEKLVSIEGSPPFSHRLPSGCVFHPWFILFIYFP encoded by the coding sequence ATGCAAGATTTGAAGGAAAGCTATGGCACAAGTATTATATTGGTATCTCACAACCTAGGGGTTGTATATCAAATAGCAGATACAATTGCGGTGATGTATGCAGGTTCAGTTGTAGAATATGGTAAAGTCTCTACAATATTTAAAAGTCCTGTGCATCCCTATACCAAGGCTTTATTGGGGTCTATACCTAATTTAAATCAGCAACAAGAAAAATTAGTATCTATTGAGGGTTCTCCCCCCTTTTCACATAGATTGCCTTCAGGCTGTGTTTTTCACCCCTGGTTTATCCTATTTATTTATTTCCCATGA
- a CDS encoding ABC transporter ATP-binding protein, whose protein sequence is MKAGEVLGIVGESGCGKTTLSRSILGLPPPAGKIKEGELIFEGKNLLHLSKEEKRKVRGREIGMIFQDSMTSLNLVRKIGSQFIETLSSRLKIDKENARKLAEEMLVKVNLPRPEKNMNQYSFQLSGGMRQRVMIAMALALRPKILIADEPPQHWM, encoded by the coding sequence CTGAAGGCTGGCGAAGTCTTGGGTATTGTAGGAGAAAGCGGGTGTGGTAAAACCACCCTTTCCCGCAGTATCTTAGGTTTACCGCCACCAGCAGGAAAGATAAAGGAAGGCGAACTCATTTTTGAAGGAAAAAATCTGCTCCATTTATCTAAGGAGGAGAAGAGGAAAGTGCGGGGAAGAGAAATAGGAATGATTTTTCAAGACTCTATGACTTCTCTAAACCTAGTTAGAAAAATAGGTAGCCAGTTTATAGAAACTCTTTCCTCAAGGCTTAAAATAGACAAGGAAAATGCTAGAAAATTAGCAGAAGAAATGTTAGTGAAAGTAAATTTACCTAGACCCGAAAAAAATATGAATCAATATTCCTTCCAATTAAGCGGAGGAATGAGACAACGGGTGATGATTGCTATGGCCCTGGCATTAAGACCGAAGATATTAATTGCTGATGAACCACCACAGCACTGGATGTAA
- a CDS encoding DUF4846 domain-containing protein, translating to MMRKSFIVLFMFLFMVLQSLTACTTKSNSPRDENISTPTIREPLSQDSQGTLVEQASKIVADGTTLLTRVLPPEGFERVEIAEESFGSYLRKLPVKPHGAKVLYYDGREKKRDVHEAVIDIDVGDRDLQQCADAVIRLKAEYLYGQGLYDKISFNFTNGFSAQYSKWMEGYRISVDHNNVSWVKRTNYSNDYIDFRKYLDMVFAYAGTLSLSQELKKVSIEDMEIGDVFIQGGSPGHCVIVVDIVENKSTGEKLFMLAQSYMPAQDIHILKNTEDKDLSPWYSLNFGEDLLTPEWRFGKDDLKRFQ from the coding sequence ATGATGAGGAAAAGTTTTATAGTATTATTTATGTTTTTATTTATGGTTTTACAGTCCCTTACAGCCTGCACGACTAAAAGCAACAGTCCAAGGGATGAAAACATAAGTACACCTACAATCAGAGAACCATTGTCTCAAGACAGCCAAGGTACGCTGGTTGAGCAAGCTAGTAAAATAGTTGCAGATGGAACGACACTTCTTACAAGAGTGCTTCCACCTGAAGGTTTTGAAAGAGTTGAAATAGCAGAGGAATCCTTTGGCAGTTATTTAAGAAAGCTACCTGTAAAACCCCATGGAGCAAAAGTACTTTACTATGATGGTAGGGAGAAGAAAAGAGATGTACATGAGGCAGTAATAGATATAGACGTTGGTGATAGGGATTTACAGCAGTGTGCTGATGCGGTAATTAGACTAAAGGCTGAGTATTTATATGGACAGGGATTATATGATAAAATCTCTTTCAATTTTACCAATGGGTTTTCAGCTCAATATAGCAAATGGATGGAGGGCTACAGAATATCAGTAGATCATAACAATGTTAGTTGGGTAAAAAGGACAAATTATTCTAATGATTATATAGATTTTAGAAAATACTTAGACATGGTATTTGCTTATGCTGGCACATTGTCTTTATCGCAGGAATTGAAAAAAGTTTCTATAGAAGATATGGAGATTGGCGATGTATTTATCCAAGGAGGAAGTCCTGGACATTGTGTGATTGTTGTCGATATAGTAGAGAATAAATCAACGGGTGAAAAGTTATTTATGCTGGCACAAAGCTATATGCCAGCTCAGGATATACATATTCTTAAAAACACTGAGGATAAAGATTTAAGTCCTTGGTATTCTTTAAACTTTGGTGAAGATTTACTTACGCCAGAGTGGAGATTTGGTAAAGATGATTTGAAAAGGTTTCAATAG
- a CDS encoding zinc-binding alcohol dehydrogenase family protein, which produces MRAIKVIEPFKVEICEVEKPKIENQDEVIIKITSGGICGSDIGIYNGTNSLATYPRIIGHEFGGIVKEIGSNVTELKIGDKVAIDPVVSCGECYACRTGRHNVCSTLEVMGVHRDGGFKEFIKVHKNNVHKFAKDFDDSLLGLVEPYTIGMQINARGEISKGDKVLIMGCGPIGLCTLQVAKKSGAEVMITDIVAERLEIAKKMGADKTILVSKEDLEGAVNGFTNNEGMPVIVDTVCSASTFEKAVKLASPAGRIVVIGLTNAPSQIAQVDITKKELTIVGSRLNCNKFDEVISGFESGELSPEILKTHSFHFTKIQDALQLIKDEPEKVIKVVLNFN; this is translated from the coding sequence ATGCGAGCAATAAAAGTGATAGAGCCTTTTAAGGTTGAAATATGTGAGGTTGAAAAACCCAAAATTGAAAACCAAGATGAAGTAATTATAAAGATAACCTCAGGAGGTATATGTGGTTCTGATATTGGTATTTATAATGGTACCAATTCACTTGCTACATATCCAAGAATTATAGGTCATGAATTTGGTGGGATCGTAAAAGAGATAGGCAGCAATGTTACTGAACTGAAAATAGGAGATAAGGTTGCTATTGATCCTGTAGTAAGCTGTGGTGAATGTTATGCTTGTAGAACTGGCAGACACAATGTATGTTCTACATTAGAAGTGATGGGTGTTCATAGAGATGGTGGTTTTAAAGAATTTATAAAGGTTCACAAAAACAATGTACATAAGTTTGCTAAAGATTTTGATGACTCCTTATTAGGACTTGTAGAGCCCTACACAATTGGCATGCAAATAAACGCTAGAGGTGAAATATCAAAAGGAGATAAGGTTCTGATTATGGGATGTGGGCCAATAGGACTTTGCACATTACAGGTAGCTAAAAAATCTGGTGCAGAAGTAATGATTACAGATATAGTAGCAGAAAGGCTGGAAATCGCTAAAAAAATGGGGGCAGATAAAACGATTTTAGTCTCTAAAGAAGATCTTGAAGGTGCAGTAAATGGGTTCACAAACAATGAAGGGATGCCTGTGATTGTGGACACTGTATGTAGTGCTTCTACCTTTGAGAAGGCTGTAAAACTAGCATCACCTGCAGGCCGTATTGTCGTCATTGGTCTTACAAATGCGCCATCACAAATTGCTCAAGTTGATATCACTAAAAAAGAACTTACGATCGTTGGCTCTAGACTTAATTGTAATAAATTCGATGAAGTGATCTCAGGATTTGAATCTGGAGAGCTAAGTCCTGAAATTTTAAAAACCCATTCTTTTCATTTTACAAAAATTCAAGATGCTTTGCAATTAATAAAAGACGAACCTGAAAAGGTGATCAAAGTGGTTTTAAACTTTAATTAA
- a CDS encoding GntP family permease, which translates to MVTGPMLIVIFLLSIAILLVSIIKFKLNAFLSLLLTALITGFLVRMPLEKIGGHISGGFGGTLGGIGIVTGLGVMLGKFLYESGGIEVMANAMIRQFGEKNSPLAITMSGFVTGIPVFGDVVYVMFAPMIRALSKKTGISQLIYVGGIAVATSAAFSVVIPTPAPLAVAEIYGLDIGIFFIYALIVGLVGSLAGLAWAYFVVRRDEKKGRVFVMEEVEGEEYDESTENAMVSAGELHATDTTAVSLSNGKVNVPSSAAAFSVLILPIALILIGSFGGMWLAQGTTLQKFIAFIGDKNIALLLGVFYAMISLRRYIEKPISDCLMEAADQVGLILLITGAGGAFGRIISETGIGYYLAETLSSFNISIILLAFILSQIIRAAQGSGTVAMLTTAAIVVEMIAKTNVAPALVALATCAGAVGLSLPNDSGFWAVSRFNRISEQDTLKLWSFGGLFAGLAMLLTIFILSLGQGFLPGM; encoded by the coding sequence ATGGTGACAGGTCCTATGTTAATAGTAATATTTTTATTATCGATAGCCATTCTTTTGGTGTCCATCATTAAATTTAAGTTAAATGCTTTTCTATCACTTTTACTCACAGCACTAATCACTGGTTTTTTAGTTAGAATGCCTTTGGAAAAAATTGGTGGACATATATCTGGAGGGTTTGGCGGCACACTAGGAGGCATTGGTATTGTAACAGGTCTCGGTGTTATGTTAGGTAAGTTTCTTTATGAGTCTGGCGGCATAGAAGTTATGGCAAATGCTATGATCAGGCAGTTTGGTGAAAAAAATTCTCCCCTTGCCATTACGATGTCAGGTTTTGTAACAGGTATACCTGTATTTGGAGATGTAGTTTATGTTATGTTTGCACCGATGATTCGTGCACTATCAAAAAAAACCGGCATATCTCAACTAATCTATGTTGGAGGAATCGCTGTAGCCACCAGTGCTGCCTTTTCAGTAGTGATTCCTACGCCAGCACCTCTAGCAGTGGCAGAAATATATGGGCTTGATATTGGAATCTTCTTTATTTATGCCCTCATCGTTGGTTTGGTAGGATCATTAGCTGGACTTGCTTGGGCGTATTTTGTAGTGAGACGTGATGAGAAAAAAGGCAGAGTATTTGTAATGGAGGAAGTAGAAGGCGAAGAATATGATGAAAGTACAGAAAATGCCATGGTTTCAGCAGGAGAGCTTCATGCTACAGATACTACCGCTGTAAGCCTTAGCAATGGAAAAGTAAATGTACCTTCTTCTGCAGCAGCTTTTTCAGTCTTAATTTTACCAATAGCATTAATTCTTATTGGTAGTTTTGGCGGTATGTGGTTGGCTCAAGGAACTACTTTGCAAAAGTTTATAGCATTTATCGGAGATAAAAATATTGCCTTGTTACTTGGTGTGTTTTATGCAATGATATCACTTAGAAGATATATCGAAAAACCTATTAGCGATTGTTTGATGGAGGCAGCTGATCAAGTTGGTTTGATACTATTGATTACAGGTGCAGGTGGAGCTTTTGGCAGAATTATAAGTGAAACGGGTATTGGTTATTATTTAGCTGAAACTTTGTCCAGTTTCAATATTTCTATCATTTTACTTGCTTTTATACTTTCTCAAATTATCAGAGCAGCACAAGGCTCTGGAACTGTTGCTATGCTTACAACAGCTGCAATTGTTGTAGAAATGATTGCAAAAACCAATGTTGCACCTGCTTTAGTAGCTTTAGCAACCTGCGCTGGAGCAGTGGGATTATCATTACCTAATGATTCCGGATTCTGGGCGGTATCAAGGTTTAATAGGATTTCTGAACAAGATACTTTAAAACTTTGGTCATTTGGAGGGTTATTTGCCGGATTAGCTATGCTGCTGACAATATTTATATTATCTTTAGGTCAGGGGTTTTTACCTGGGATGTAG